Proteins found in one Oryza glaberrima chromosome 4, OglaRS2, whole genome shotgun sequence genomic segment:
- the LOC127770890 gene encoding probable calcium-binding protein CML22 translates to MSCQVPTVPASPVVKFPLLPRGLLSYLPANLSSILPVARGAASTCEASSTTTTTMPPAPPASPPPPPKKMSPPGAGAGAGSKKKQQQQADAAELARVFELFDRNGDGRITREELEDSLGKLGIPVPADELAAVIARIDANGDGCVDVEEFGELYRSIMAGGDDSKDGRAKEEEEEEDGDMREAFRVFDANGDGYITVDELGAVLASLGLKQGRTAEECRRMIGQVDRDGDGRVDFHEFLQMMRGGGFAALG, encoded by the coding sequence ATGAGTTGCCAGGTCCCCACGGTGCCCGCCTCGCCGGTCGTTAAGTTCCCACTCCTCCCGCGCGGCCTCCTCTCCTACCTCCCCGCCAACCTCTCCTCCATCCTCCCAgtcgcgcgcggcgccgcctccacctgcgAGGCttcttcgacgacgacgacaaccatgccgcctgcgccgccagcgtctcctcctcctcctcccaagaAGATGTCACcgccgggagcgggagcgggagcggggagcaagaagaagcagcagcagcaggccgaCGCCGCGGAGCTGGCGCGCGTGTTCGAGCTGTTCGACAGGAACGGCGACGGGCGGATCACGCGGGAGGAGCTGGAGGACTCGCTGGGGAAGCTCGGGATCCCCGTGCCGGCCGACGAGCTGGCGGCCGTGATCGCGCGCATCGACGCCAACGGCGACGGGTGCGTGGACGTCGAGGAGTTCGGGGAGCTCTACCGCTCCATCATGGCCGGCGGGGACGACAGCAAGGACGGCCGCgccaaggaggaagaggaggaggaggacggcgacatGAGGGAGGCGTTCCGGGTGTTCGACGCCAACGGCGACGGGTACATCACGGTGGACGAGCTCGGCGCCGTGCTGGCGTCGCTGGGGCTGAAGCAGGGCCGCACGGCGGAGGAGTGCCGTCGCATGATCGGCCAGGTcgaccgcgacggcgacggccgcgtcgACTTCCACGAGTTCCTCCAGATGATGCGCGGCGGTGGGTTCGCCGCCCTCGGCTGA
- the LOC127770889 gene encoding B-box zinc finger protein 24-like, producing the protein MRIQCDACEAAAATVVCCADEAALCARCDVEIHAANKLASKHQRLPLDAALPAALPRCDVCQEKAAFIFCVEDRALFCRDCDEPIHVPGTLSGNHQRYLATGIRVGFSSLCSANADHLPPPAPKGNSKPPASGIAAAAAPKPAVSAAAQEVPSSPFLPPSGWAVEDLLQLSDYESSDKKGSPIGFKDLEWLDDIDLFHVQSPAKGGSTAAEVPELFASPQPASNMGLYKASGARQSKKPRVEIPDDDEDFFIVPDLG; encoded by the exons ATGAGGATCCAGTGCGACGCGtgcgaggccgcggcggccacggtGGTGTGCtgcgcggacgaggcggcgctgTGCGCGCGCTGCGACGTCGAGATCCACGCCGCCAACAAGCTCGCCAGCAAGCACCAGCGCCTCCCGCTCGACGCCGcgctccccgccgccctcccgcGCTGCGACGTCTGCCAG GAGAAGGCGGCGTTCATCTTCTGCGTGGAGGACAGGGCGCTCTTCTGCCGGGACTGCGACGAGCCCATCCACGTCCCGGGGACGCTCTCCGGCAACCACCAGCGCTACCTCGCCACCGGCATCCGCGTCGGGTTCAGCTCCCTCTGTAGCGCCAACGCcgaccacctcccgccgccagcGCCCAAGGGGAACTCCAAGCCGCCGGCAAGCGgcatcgctgctgctgctgctcccaaGCCGGCCGTgtccgcggcggcgcaggaggtgccgtcgtcgccgttcttGCCGCCGTCGGGCTGGGCCGTCGAGGATCTCCTGCAGCTCTCCGACTACGAGTCCAGCGACAAG AAGGGCTCTCCTATTGGGTTCAAGGATCTGGAGTGGCTCGATGACATCGACCTGTTCCATGTCCAGTCGCCGGCCAAGGgaggcagcacggcggcggaggtgccTGAGCTCTTCGCCTCGCCGCAGCCAGCGAGCAACATGGGGCTCTACAAGGCGAGCGGTGCACGCCAAAGCAAGAAGCCACGGGTGGAGATACCCGATGACGACGAGGACTTCTTCATCGTTCCTGATCTTGGATGA
- the LOC127770883 gene encoding uncharacterized CRM domain-containing protein At3g25440, chloroplastic, with protein sequence MGSRVLLLRRMEKGWRPMSRALYPSPGSTSVAPPHELRAPRRCSPSYTSHKVFHRDVGFFSGWQSYNLQIYCCIHTSRPVNSQNHTIAEPQQKQEDVALVDESGRPKAKRKKLKGRRAVTRFLKSLRWKKKREFQRMTAEEKILYKLKLARNKEERLVAALTKIEPDDPSEPTHDPEVLTPEEHFYFLKMGQKSKNYVPVGRRGIYQGVILNMHLHWKKHQTLQVIVKTFTPDEVKEIASELARLSGGIVLDIQEGNTIIMYRGKNYAQPPPEIMSPKVTLPRKKALDKSKYRERLRALRRYIPRLEQELVDLHAQMKLARDYKGQNAAEDITCISDSVNSTSAKEYSSCSVRKRSVSDLLSESIEGSGRLEDENYEVSADSASESITYSESKDLSDIFETDSEEEQVQESKEQPLYLDKLDKYPSENNDNEPDDFEEHLRKIASLSDRTDSSAKELKVSELDEIDKIFLRASSLLKKR encoded by the exons ATGGGCAGCCGGGTGCTCTTGCTCCGGAGGATGGAGAAGGGGTGGCGGCCGATGTCCCGGGCGCTTTATCCCTCCCCCGGTTCTACCAGCGTGGCGCCTCCCCATGAGCTGCGCGCGCCTCGGCGGTGCTCACCATC TTATACTTCCCACAAGGTTTTTCACCGAGATGTTGGGTTCTTCAGTGGGTGGCAAAGTTATAACCTTCAAATATATTGCTGTATCCATACAAGCCGACCAGTCAATAGTCAAAATCATACCATAGCAGAACCTCAGCAGAAACAAGAAGATGTTGCGCTGGTTGATGAATCTGGTAGGCCCAAAGCAAAGaggaaaaagttaaaaggaAGGAGGGCAGTGACAAGATTTTTGAAATCCCTgagatggaagaagaaaagggagTTTCAAAGGATGACTGCGGAGGAGAAGATTTTGTACAAACTGAAGCTA GCTCGAAACAAGGAAGAACGACTTGTTGCAGCTTTGACGAAGATTGAACCGGATGACCCATCAGAACCTACCCATGATCCTGAGGTGCTTACACCTGAAGAGCACTTCTATTTCCTCAAGATGGGtcaaaaaagtaaaaattatgTGCCTGTAGGAAGACGTGGAATATATCAGGGAGTGATCCTGAACATGCATTTGCACTGGAAAAAGCACCAAACGCTACAGGTAATTGTGAAGACATTCACACCAGATGAGGTTAAGGAAATTGCCTCAGAGTTAGCCAGACTAAGTGGTGGAATTGTGCTGGATATTCAAGAAGGGAATACGATTATTATGTACAGAGGAAAAAACTATGCACAGCCACCACCTGAAATAATGTCTCCAAAAGTTACACTTCCTAGAAAAAAG GCACTGGATAAATCAAAATACAGAGAACGCCTCCGAGCTCTTAGGCGGTACATTCCCAGGCTTGAGCAGGAGCTTGTAGATCTTCATGCACAGATGAAGTTAGCTAGAGATTATAAAGGACAGAATGCAGCGGAAGATATTACTTGTATTTCAGATAGTGTAAACAGTACATCTGCGAAAGAATATTCTTCTTGCTCAGTTCGCAAGAGAAGTGTATCTGATCTCCTGTCAGAAAGTATAGAAGGGTCTGGAAGGCTAGAGGATGAAAATTATGAGGTTAGTGCTGATTCGGCTTCAGAGTCTATCACATACTCTGAATCCAAGGATCTCTCTGACATTTTTGAGACGGACTCAGAGGAGGAGCAGGTACAGGAAAGCAAGGAGCAACCGTTGTATCTAGATAAGCTGGATAAGTATCCCTCAGAAAATAATGACAATGAACCAGATGATTTCGAAGAGCATCTACGAAAGATTGCTTCCCTTTCTGATAGGACCGATTCATCTGCTAAAGAACTCAAAGTATCCGAGCTTGATGAGATTGATAAAATCTTCTTGAGAGCTAGTTCATTGCTGAAGAAAAGGTGA
- the LOC127770893 gene encoding transcription factor bHLH153-like, translating to MMMTEVANHSKRNHNESYFTGKAAVTSSSEEFGSMTSKKPRNTSPRGAPVSPKEKKDKIGERVAALQQLVSPFGKTDTASVLQEASGYIKFLHQQLEVLSSPYMRAPPVPGAAPEDPDHYSLRNRGLCLVPVDQTLQLTQSNGADLWAPANTTRRR from the exons atgatgatgaccGAGGTCGCCAATCACAGCAAAAGGAACCACAATGAAAGCTACTTCACCGGGAAAGCAGCAGTCACCAGCAGCTCGGAGGAGTTTGGGAGCATGACATCCAAGAAGCCGAGGAACACAAGCCCGAGAGGCGCTCCCGTCTCCCCGAAG GAGAAGAAGGATAAGATTGGTGAGAGAGTGGCTGCACTGCAGCAGCTAGTGTCACCATTTGGGAAG ACGGACACTGCTTCTGTTCTTCAGGAGGCCTCAGGGTACATCAAGTTTCTTCACCAGCAGCTCGAG GTTCTTAGCTCCCCTTACATGCGTGCTCCTCCGGTGCCTGGCGCTGCGCCTGAG GATCCCGACCACTACAGCCTGAGGAACCGTGGCCTCTGCCTGGTTCCAGTGGACCAGACGCTGCAGCTGACGCAGAGCAACGGCGCCGACCTGTGGGCGCCGGCGAACACGACCAGGCGCAGGTGA